In a genomic window of Gossypium arboreum isolate Shixiya-1 chromosome 7, ASM2569848v2, whole genome shotgun sequence:
- the LOC108466664 gene encoding class V chitinase CHIT5b-like, producing the protein MMAGGSITYFQHLAVLTLSLTIPISTRVVMASPPAVKAAYWPSWTTFPPSAIDTTLFTHIYYAFLMPTDTYKFEISTSTALELSNFTTTLRRKNPPVKTLYSIGGGGTDSHLFARMASNEKSRQTFINSAIETARRLDFDGMDLDWEFPENPTDMQNLGVLFMDWRRAINYEARKTHRAPLLLTAAVYFSVDFFLDEVYRKFPVRSINQNLDWINAMCYDYHGSWDTSATGAHAALYDPNSNISTSYGLRSWVKAGLFRSRLVMGLPLYGKTWVLKDPNSHEIGSAAVSVGPGDVGVLTNVEIEEFNKKNGAKIEHDMETVSTYSYAGSVWIGYDDSVSATLKVGFAQALRIRGYFFWAIGYDSEWKISRYASRAWAVGE; encoded by the exons ATGATGGCAGGAGGCTCTATCACATATTTTCAGCACCTTGCCGTTCTCACTCTTTCCTTAACCATACCTATATCTACAAGAGTAGTAATGGCGTCGCCACCGGCTGTCAAAGCAGCTTATTGGCCTTCATGGACGACGTTCCCGCCATCAGCCATAGATACAACCTTGTTTACTCATATTTACTACGCTTTTCTCATGCCAACTGACACCTACAAATTCGAAATCTCAACTTCAACAGCTCTAGAGCTTTCGAATTTTACCACCACCCTCCGCCGCAAGAATCCACCGGTAAAAACCCTTTACTCCATCGGCGGCGGAGGTACTGATTCTCATCTCTTTGCTCGCATGGCTTCAAATGAAAAGTCACGTCAAACCTTTATAAATTCAGCTATAGAGACTGCCCGAAGACTTGATTTCGATGGGATGGATTTGGATTGGGAATTCCCTGAAAACCCAACAGATATGCAAAACTTGGGCGTTTTGTTTATGGACTGGCGACGAGCTATCAACTACGAGGCTAGAAAAACCCACCGTGCTCCGCTACTTCTCACGGCGGCGGTTTACTTCTCGGTAGACTTTTTCTTGGATGAAGTGTATAGAAAATTCCCAGTACGGTCGATTAATCAAAACTTGGATTGGATAAACGCAATGTGTTACGATTATCATGGAAGCTGGGACACATCAGCGACAGGGGCTCATGCAGCACTTTATGACCCAAACAGCAACATAAGCACTAGTTATGGGCTTAGGTCATGGGTCAAAGCTGGTCTGTTTAGGAGCAGGCTGGTGATGGGTTTGCCACTTTATGGGAAGACATGGGTGCTAAAGGATCCGAATTCGCATGAGATCGGGTCGGCTGCGGTTAGTGTGGGTCCAGGAGATGTTGGGGTGCTTACGAATGTGGAGATTGAGGAGTTCAACAAGAAGAATGGAGCCAAAATAGAACATGACATGGAAACTGTTTCCACATATTCATATGCGGGTTCAGTGTGGATTGGGTACGATGATTCTGTATCAGCAACCTTGAAGGTTGGGTTCGCCCAGGCACTTAGGATTCGTGGCTATTTCTTTTGGGCTATTGGCTACGATAGCGAGTGGAAAATCTCTAGATACG CTTCAAGAGCGTGGGCTGTTGGTGAATGA
- the LOC108466675 gene encoding 60S ribosomal protein L39-3-like, whose amino-acid sequence MPSHKTFMIKKKLAKKMRQNRPIPYWIRMRTDNTIRYNAKRRHWRRTKLGF is encoded by the exons ATG CCTTCACACAAAACCTTCATGATCAAGAAGAAGCTGGCCAAGAAGATGAGGCAAAACAGGCCCATCCCTTATTGGATTCGTATGCGCACAGATAACACCATCAG GTACAACGCCAAGCGACGGCACTGGCGCCGTACCAAGCTAGGGTTCTAA